Part of the Kushneria marisflavi genome, GCGCGCCGGCCCCTCGCCGGTAATCCCGTCCTCATCGCGCAGACAGCAGGCCAGAAATACTGCCGCGGTGAAGTCGCCGGCACCATTGGGCGCTACCGGAAAGTCGAAACGGGGGGTAGCGATCCGCCAGCTGCCGGCTTCGGTATCGACCAGCATTTCGATGGTCTCCGAGCAACTGTCATCGATGTCCAGCGAGGTGACCAGCACCACGCTCGGGCCATGTTCACGCAGGCACGCCGCTGCCGTCAGTACATCATCAAGCGTCCGGATCGAATGATCGGCCAGAAAGGCCAGCTCGAATTGATTGGGCGTGACGATATCAGCCGCCGGGACGGCGCAGTCGCGCATCCAGGCCGGGATATCCTCGCGCACGAAAAAGCCACGGCCGATGTCACCCATCACCGGGTCACAGCAATACACCGCGCCCGGATTGGCCGCACGCACGCGACTCACGCTTTCCAGCACCGCCCGGCCAATGCCCTGATCTCCCATATAGCCCGACAGCACGGCCTGGACATCCTTGAGCCCGGTCAGCGCCTCGACGCCATCGAGCACGTCCTTCAGGTGCGACGGTGTAAAGACCTCGCCGGTAAAGGCGCCGTAGCCGGTGTGGTTGGAAAACTGCACCGTATTGATGGCGGTGACCTCGCAGCCCAGACGCTGCAACGGAAGTACGGCGGCGCGATTACCCACGTAGCCATAGGCGACGTGACTCTGAATGGAAATGATATGGGTCATGAAGAGAACTCGATCGACACATGGAATACCCACGATGACGCGGGGCTGTCTATGCTTTAAAAGATAACATCACGTTGAGGTAGACCGCTCATGTCGCGTGCCATGCGTATCATCAGTCGGATACTGGGGGGGCTTTTGGCCCTGCTGATACTGCTCGCCCTTGTCATGACCCTGATGAGCTGGAACTGGCTCAGACCCACGATCAATGACCGCGTCTCCGACGCCCTGGGGCGTCCCTTTGCCATTCAGGGCGATCTGGGGCTTGCCTGGCATTGGGACAGCTGGCATCTCTCGCCGCGCTTGAGCGCTGACGATATCGTGCTGGGCGATCCAGGCGAACTAAACCAGGCACGTCGCGTGGAGGCCGGCACCGATGAAGCGCGCATGGCCCATATCGGCCATCTGGCAGTGAGCTTGCGCCCGTTTGCCCTGCTGCAAAAGCGTATTGCGCTGCATGATCTGGTGGTACGCGATGCCAGCGCTACCCTGCGCCGAATCGATGAAACCCACAACAACTGGCAGTTCACCAAGGCTTCCGACAGCAACAAGCACACAAGCGATCAAAAGGAAGGCAGCGGCTGGCAGTTTGCCATCGACCAGCTCGATGTCGACCGGGTACAGGTCGCCCTTGCTGATCAGGTACTTGATGTGGACGCCACTGCCACGCTTGAGACGCTGGGCGAGCCGGTGCGCTGGGAAGAGGTGGTCGGCAGCGATCAAAAAACCGACAGCAACGATCCAGCATCCGCCGACAACCGTAGTGCGTCAAAGAACAGCGCGACAACAGGCGAGCGCGACTTCCGCTTTGCCTGGCAGCTCAAGGGCACCTGGCGAGGCAGTGCGCTGGACGGCAAGGGACGGCTAGGCGGGCCGACAGCGCTGCGTGAAGGTGGACGCTTCCCACTGGAGGTGCACTTGGCCTCAGGCAATTCCCGCCTTGATGTGATCGGCACGCTCAACGATCCAATGGCGCCTGCCGGGCTGGATCTGCAGGTCGGCATCGCCGGTGACAACCTGGGCGATCTCTACACCCTGACCGGTGTCGTGCTGCCCCAGACCCCGCCCTATGCCACCAAAGGCCATTTGACGGCCGATCTGAACCATCCCGACGGTGCCACCTATGAATACCGCGACTTTGACGGCACGATCGGTGACAGCGACATCCACGGCAGCCTGCGCTACGTCAATGGTGACCCGCGGCCGACGCTGACCGGTGAACTGGTATCGAAGCAGCTTCGTTTTGCCGACCTTGCTCCGCTGGTAGGGGCCGACAATAAGGATACCGGTAATTCTGTCAATCCCGACCAGCCCGCCGACAAGGTGCTGCCGGTATCAAAGTTCAACACTGATCGCTGGGACACCATGGACGCTGACGTGCGCTTTCGTGCACAAAATATCGTGCACGGTGAATCGCTGCCCCTGAGCGATCTGTCCACTCATCTGGTCATGGACAATGGCGAGATCCTGCTGGACCCGCTGAGCTTCGGCGTGGCCGGCGGCCATCTCAATACCACCCTGCGTCTGAGCGGTCAGGAATCGCCCCTGCGCGCGCGCATCGACATGCACGCACGCGGGCTCCATCTAAGCGAGATTCTGCCCAACGACAGTGATCTGACCCAGGGGCTGGGCGAGATCAACGGCGATGCCACCCTGACAGGACGAGGCAACTCGGTCGCCGCGCTGCTGGGATCGAGCGATGGCGAGCTCCAGCTTCTGATCGAACAGGGCCGCATCAGTCGCAATCTGATGGAGCTTGCCGGCCTCAACGTGGGCAACTATCTCATCGGTGAGCTGTTTGGCGATGAAGAGGTCGCCATTCACTGCGCCGCAGCCGACCTCCAGTTCAATGATGGCATGGTACGTCCGCGGATATTCACCATCGATACCGACAATGCCATCATCAACGTGGAAGGCGCGGTGAATCTGGCCAGCGAACAGATGGATCTGACCATCAAACCGGAGAGCAAGGGCTTTCGCATTTTCACCCTGCGCACGCCGCTTTATGTCAGTGGCACCTTCAAGAACCCGTCGCCGGGTGTGGAAGCCGCACCATTGATTGCCCGTGGCGCGGCCGCCGTGGCACTTGGCACACTGGCGGCGCCGGTAGCCGCCCTGGGTGCGCTGATCTCGCCAAGCGCCGGTGAAAAAAGTCAGTGCGGCGCGCTGATTCAGCGCATGAAAACCGACTGACCCCTCGGGAAGAAGACGGGTTAAAAACGCCGGCCCCTGTGCCGGCATTTTTAATCAGTCCCCACATCTCACTATCCGATCTCCGTCACATTGATGTCGGTTGTTTCCAGAGCACGGCATCATTGCTTCATGCCATGAAAAACGGGGCGCCCCTGGAAGGGACGCCCCGTCATCAACGGTCTGGCATCGGAACTTACTTCTTGTCTTCCGGCAGCGCGTAAACCGCAATCTGATCGCCCACCTGATCCTTGAGGATGGTGTTGCCGCCGGCCACAAAGGCGACGTACTGACGACCCTTGTATTCATACACGGCCGGGTTGGCGACTACCGGGGCCTCGGTCTGGTCTTCCCAGAGCTCTTCGCCGGTATCAAGCGAGTAGGCACGAGCCTTGGCATCCATGGAGGCACCGATGAAGACCACACCACCCGCCGTCACGGCCGGACCACCAATGGTGGGGGAACCCCAGCGCTCCGGCATGAAGAAGCCGAACTGCTGCGAGGCGCCGACCGGCTTGCGCCACTTGACATCACCGGTGTGCATGTCGATGGCGACGAGCTCACCAAAGGGCGGCTCCCAGCAGGGCATACCCAGCCAGTTACGGGCCACATTCAGACGCATGCCGTAGGGCGCGCCTTCCTGCGGTGCGAATCCGCTTTCATTGCCTGAACCGTTATCGGCCTTTTTATAGTCTTCGCGATTGTAGAGCTTGATGGTCTGAACAATGTGCGAGGTATTGACGATTGCCGTCTGACTGACGGGATCAAACGCCACACCGCCCCACTGGACGCCACCGGCACTGTCAGGATAGGCCAGCGCCCCTTCACCACGGGTGGTGGGCGGCGTGTACATGCCTTCATAGGTCAGCTTGTCCCACAGACGCGAACACTGACCAAAGCCGACAGCATCTGCCAGACCCCAGATGGCGGGCTTTTTGGACTGATCCAGCAGCGGGGCCGGCCTGGTCGGGAAGGGCTGGGTCGGCGAATAGACTTCGCCTTCGACGCTGCCGTCACCCTGGGGAACCGGACGCTCTTCGATCGGCCAGACATCCTCGCCGGTCAGGCGATTGACCACGAACAAAAAGCCCTGCTTGGTGGCCTGCACCAGTGCCGGGATCTCCTTGCCGTCGACGGTAATGTCCATCAGCGTCGGCGCGGAGTTGATGTCGTAGTCCCACAGGTCGTGATGCACCCACTGACGCGACCAGACCACCTTGCCGGTATTGATATCCAGCGCCGTGGTAGAAGTCCCCAGCGGAATATCTTCCTTGCGGTTACCACCCCAGTAGTTGGGCGACGGCGAGGAAACGGGCAGATAGATCAGACCGTTTTTCTCATCGGCCGACATCTGTGTCCAGACGTTGGCGGTACCGCTTTTCGCGCGAACATCTTCCGGCAGGGCCTCAAAGGTCCACTCCCGCTCACCGGTGCGCGCGTTGACCGAAAAGACCGTACCGGCCGGCGCTTCCTCGTAGGCCCAGTCCTTGCCGGCCCAGCCGAAGATCACGTGGTCACCCACGATGGTCGGCGGCTGCAGAAGCGACAGCGGGAACTTGGGATTGATGGTGTTCCACTGATCGACATTGAGTACGCCGTTGTCGGCGAAATTCTGACACGGCTTGCCGGTATCAGCGTCAATGGCAAACAGCTGAGCGTCCATGGTGCCCATATAGACGATCTTCTGGCACGACTCGCCCTCGACCGGGTTGTCAGCTTCCCAGTAGGCCACGCCGCGGTTCTTGAGCACGGGCTGGGTCAGCGCTTCCCTGGAGGACTGCGTATCAAAGCGCCACTTTTCCTTGCCGGTGGCGGGATCGTAGGCGATCAGCTTGTAAAACGGCGTACCGATATAGAGCGTGTCATTGGCAAAGACCGGTGTGGCCGACCAGACCGTGGCCGGTGTATCGCCCTTGCCATCGGAAATATCGCCGGTATGAACTTCCCATACCTTTTCGAGCTGACCAACGTTATCGACGTTGATCTGATCCAGCGGGCTGTATTTCTGGGCGTTGAGCTGACCGTGAAAGCTGTTCCAGGTCGGCGAGTCCGGCACCAGCGGAACATTGGCATGCGGGTTGCTCTGGTCGCTTTGCGACGCGGCCGGCTGCCCGGCGGTGTCCTGCTGTTCAGGCGTGTTTTGCTGCTCGGGCGTATTTTGCTGCTCGGCCATCAGCGGCGCAGACATCAGTACACCGGCAAACAGACCCGCAATACCCGCGCATCTTGCAATGGTTCTATGGCTGTCCATTCCCTGAATCCTCATGAACGGGTGGGTTGCGCGGCGGGTGCCGAACGAAATATGGCAATCATCAGTCCCACAAGGGCGATCGCCATGGCTGCGACAAGCCACCAGAGATGAAGCAATGAAGCGGCAAAGGCGGTGCCGACAATGACGGCAAGAATGATCAGGCGCAGCAGAATGCGGCCAATCTTGCCGTGCATGGCGGGCAGAATCAGCGACAGCACAGCCAGTACGAGGCAGGTAATGATGACGGCCATTGCGCCCAGCGTGCCGGTAACACCGGTCAGCGGTGTGATATAGGCATAAAACGCCACGGCGAGCCCCGCCAGTGAGGCGGCAAGCATCACCATGACGCCCGCCCTTGAAGATGACGATGACGACATGAGTAGTCTCTCTTCCCTGAGGAAAGGTGGGTACAGGAAACAGGGGCCGCTATGAAACGGTGTTTCCTTATTTCTTTTATCGGCTTTGATTGATCAGACGTGGATGACAAGTCTGAATTAAGGATTATAACAGAATTACAGAAGAATGGGGCTGTACGCCTGGCGCACCATCAAGCGAAATGCATCAAAAACGCCGATATCGACTCCCATCGATATCGGCGCAGACCTTAACGAGTGCGTCTTATTCGACGGTGACACTCTTGGCCAGATTACGCGGCTGATCCACGTCGGTGCCCTTGAGCACGGCCACGTGATAGGAGAGCAGCTGAAGCGGCAGGGTATAAAGAATCGGGGCAATCACGTCATCGACAGCCGGCATGCGCAGCACATGAACGCCTTCGCTTTCGTTAATCGCCACATGCTCATCGGCAAAGACGAAAAGTTCACCGCCACGGGCGCGGACTTCCTGCAGGTTGGACTTGAGCTTTTCCAGCAGTTCGTCGTTGGGCGCCACTGCGATGACCGGCATGTCGCTGTCGACCAGCGCCAGCGGGCCGTGCTTGAGCTCACCGGCCGGGTAGGCTTCGGCGTGGATATAGGAAATTTCCTTGAGCTTGAGCGCCCCTTCCAGCGCGATCGGGAACATGGTGCCGCGTCCCAGAAACAGCGCATGATGCTTTTCGGCAAAGGCCGCTGACATCGTCTCGATGGCACCGTCGAGTGCCAGACCGCGCGTGATCAGACGCGGCAGCTCACGCAGCGCGTTGACCAGACGAGCCTGCACCTCATCATCACCCTGGCGAACATGGCGCAGGGCCAGAGTGAGCAGCAGCAGGGCCACCAGCTGAGTAGTGAAGGCCTTGGTGGAGGCCACACCGATCTCCGGACCGGCCTGAGTCATCAGGGTCAGGTCGGATTCGCGAACCAGTGAGCTGCCCGGCACGTTGCAGATGGCAAGGCTGGCCAGATAGCCGCCCTTTTGAGAAGCATAACGCAGCGCTGCCAGCGTATCGGCCGTCTCGCCGGACTGGGAGAGCGTGACAAACAGCGTACCGTCGGGGACGACCACTTCACGATAGCGATACTCGGAGGCCACTTCGACCTGGGTCGGCACGCCCGCCAGCTTTTCCAGCCAGTAACGCGCGACCATGCCGGCGTGATAGCTGGTACCACAGGCGATGATCTGGATGTTCTTGACGCGGTCGAGGAGGTCGTCGGCTTCAGCGCCCAGAATGCGGGTAAAGACGTGGCGATCGCCCAGACGGCCTTCCAGGGTATTGGCGATGACCTGAGACTGCTCGTGGATTTCCTTGAGCATGAAGTGGCGATAGTCACCGCGCGAGATGGCCCCATCCCCGTGTTCGAAGACCGAGCTGGGGCGCTCGACACTTTGACCGGCGTTGAAAATCTCGATACCACCGCCGACAGTCAGACGTGCCACATCGCCTTCCTGCAGGTAGATGAAGCGATCGGTCACCTGCAACAGCGCCAGCGGATCGGAAGCCAGGAAGGCTTCATCGATGCCCACGCCAACCACCAGCGGGCTGCCCTTGCGCGCGCCCACAATCTGGTCGGGGTAGTCGGCATGGGTCACGGCCAGCGCGTAGGCACCGTCGAGCATCTCGACCACGTGCTGGAAGGCAGACAGCAGGTCATCATGACGCGAGACTTCGCGCGACATCAGATGCGCGATCACTTCGGTATCGGTTTCGGAAAGAAACACGTAGCCCTGACCTTCAAGCTCGGCCTTGAGCAGTTCATAGTTTTCGATGATGCCGTTATGAACGACCGCCAGGCTGTCACCGGACTGGTGCGGGTGGGCATTGTTCTCGCTCGGACGACCATGCGTGGCCCAGCGGGTATGGGCGATGCCGACATGGCCGCGCAGGCCATTGGCCAGCAGCTTTTCTTCCAGCGCCGCCACCTTGCCGACCGCGCGCTGACGCGACAGGCGCGCATCGGCTGACAGAACAGCCATGCCGGCGCTGTCATAGCCGCGATACTCAAGACGCTTGAGACCCTCAAGCAGGATATTTTGTACCTGACGGTCAGCGACCGCGCCTACAATGCCACACATGGTTTATC contains:
- the pdxY gene encoding pyridoxal kinase PdxY, with the protein product MTHIISIQSHVAYGYVGNRAAVLPLQRLGCEVTAINTVQFSNHTGYGAFTGEVFTPSHLKDVLDGVEALTGLKDVQAVLSGYMGDQGIGRAVLESVSRVRAANPGAVYCCDPVMGDIGRGFFVREDIPAWMRDCAVPAADIVTPNQFELAFLADHSIRTLDDVLTAAACLREHGPSVVLVTSLDIDDSCSETIEMLVDTEAGSWRIATPRFDFPVAPNGAGDFTAAVFLACCLRDEDGITGEGPARALERTAEAVHALFTHTWQAGTRELAMIQAQNEIVSPRQRFDAEWVR
- a CDS encoding AsmA family protein — protein: MSRAMRIISRILGGLLALLILLALVMTLMSWNWLRPTINDRVSDALGRPFAIQGDLGLAWHWDSWHLSPRLSADDIVLGDPGELNQARRVEAGTDEARMAHIGHLAVSLRPFALLQKRIALHDLVVRDASATLRRIDETHNNWQFTKASDSNKHTSDQKEGSGWQFAIDQLDVDRVQVALADQVLDVDATATLETLGEPVRWEEVVGSDQKTDSNDPASADNRSASKNSATTGERDFRFAWQLKGTWRGSALDGKGRLGGPTALREGGRFPLEVHLASGNSRLDVIGTLNDPMAPAGLDLQVGIAGDNLGDLYTLTGVVLPQTPPYATKGHLTADLNHPDGATYEYRDFDGTIGDSDIHGSLRYVNGDPRPTLTGELVSKQLRFADLAPLVGADNKDTGNSVNPDQPADKVLPVSKFNTDRWDTMDADVRFRAQNIVHGESLPLSDLSTHLVMDNGEILLDPLSFGVAGGHLNTTLRLSGQESPLRARIDMHARGLHLSEILPNDSDLTQGLGEINGDATLTGRGNSVAALLGSSDGELQLLIEQGRISRNLMELAGLNVGNYLIGELFGDEEVAIHCAAADLQFNDGMVRPRIFTIDTDNAIINVEGAVNLASEQMDLTIKPESKGFRIFTLRTPLYVSGTFKNPSPGVEAAPLIARGAAAVALGTLAAPVAALGALISPSAGEKSQCGALIQRMKTD
- a CDS encoding pyrroloquinoline quinone-dependent dehydrogenase, giving the protein MDSHRTIARCAGIAGLFAGVLMSAPLMAEQQNTPEQQNTPEQQDTAGQPAASQSDQSNPHANVPLVPDSPTWNSFHGQLNAQKYSPLDQINVDNVGQLEKVWEVHTGDISDGKGDTPATVWSATPVFANDTLYIGTPFYKLIAYDPATGKEKWRFDTQSSREALTQPVLKNRGVAYWEADNPVEGESCQKIVYMGTMDAQLFAIDADTGKPCQNFADNGVLNVDQWNTINPKFPLSLLQPPTIVGDHVIFGWAGKDWAYEEAPAGTVFSVNARTGEREWTFEALPEDVRAKSGTANVWTQMSADEKNGLIYLPVSSPSPNYWGGNRKEDIPLGTSTTALDINTGKVVWSRQWVHHDLWDYDINSAPTLMDITVDGKEIPALVQATKQGFLFVVNRLTGEDVWPIEERPVPQGDGSVEGEVYSPTQPFPTRPAPLLDQSKKPAIWGLADAVGFGQCSRLWDKLTYEGMYTPPTTRGEGALAYPDSAGGVQWGGVAFDPVSQTAIVNTSHIVQTIKLYNREDYKKADNGSGNESGFAPQEGAPYGMRLNVARNWLGMPCWEPPFGELVAIDMHTGDVKWRKPVGASQQFGFFMPERWGSPTIGGPAVTAGGVVFIGASMDAKARAYSLDTGEELWEDQTEAPVVANPAVYEYKGRQYVAFVAGGNTILKDQVGDQIAVYALPEDKK
- the glmS gene encoding glutamine--fructose-6-phosphate transaminase (isomerizing), yielding MCGIVGAVADRQVQNILLEGLKRLEYRGYDSAGMAVLSADARLSRQRAVGKVAALEEKLLANGLRGHVGIAHTRWATHGRPSENNAHPHQSGDSLAVVHNGIIENYELLKAELEGQGYVFLSETDTEVIAHLMSREVSRHDDLLSAFQHVVEMLDGAYALAVTHADYPDQIVGARKGSPLVVGVGIDEAFLASDPLALLQVTDRFIYLQEGDVARLTVGGGIEIFNAGQSVERPSSVFEHGDGAISRGDYRHFMLKEIHEQSQVIANTLEGRLGDRHVFTRILGAEADDLLDRVKNIQIIACGTSYHAGMVARYWLEKLAGVPTQVEVASEYRYREVVVPDGTLFVTLSQSGETADTLAALRYASQKGGYLASLAICNVPGSSLVRESDLTLMTQAGPEIGVASTKAFTTQLVALLLLTLALRHVRQGDDEVQARLVNALRELPRLITRGLALDGAIETMSAAFAEKHHALFLGRGTMFPIALEGALKLKEISYIHAEAYPAGELKHGPLALVDSDMPVIAVAPNDELLEKLKSNLQEVRARGGELFVFADEHVAINESEGVHVLRMPAVDDVIAPILYTLPLQLLSYHVAVLKGTDVDQPRNLAKSVTVE